In one window of Corallococcus macrosporus DNA:
- a CDS encoding DUF4388 domain-containing protein yields MAQVRKILIADPDLDSVRALSRALRTKGYQVHYAPDGSRALEVAVLRHPDLTLFDEACRLLDARTFVQILRTNPRTEDIPVVLTTSSLDTDRARGMRDGTLRKPFNLDEVLSRIEHIFRRNEAAKDLKSEQQEIEGSLSQLSIPDLMQILGMNKRNGRLALERGSERGEITVSDGRTVNARLGRVEGEKALFRLLAWTEGNFTFTPGTSAARPRINRAMDDALLEGMRQSDEVNRLLPGLPPRHTRLMLAPEVDLSEEQHPVTAQVMELLRQPRALGEVLDLAPATDMEVLGVLSTLLQKGVARPTESEGQNLGAGDLIGAAEVHALRGRLLRTRTLAKVATAKVFVCGSGSSAARRILARVPGLEAMSADPTAVKSGFGTLGRLELSDVLNVDFCVLPPAEAARPLWRPFSAGAIGALLMDNSEPAVRLAHYLAWEVRIPIVVVGTEVPAPLQGAPAGVIAPGEDLTEALRAMLVQALNPAPTLPGVTQVQRASVTPPQ; encoded by the coding sequence TTGGCCCAGGTGCGGAAGATCCTCATCGCCGACCCCGACCTCGACTCCGTGCGCGCCCTGTCGCGGGCGCTGCGCACGAAGGGCTATCAGGTGCACTACGCGCCGGATGGCTCGCGAGCGCTGGAGGTCGCGGTGCTCCGGCACCCGGACCTGACGCTCTTCGACGAGGCGTGCCGGCTGCTGGACGCGCGCACGTTCGTGCAGATTCTTCGCACCAACCCGCGCACGGAAGACATCCCGGTGGTGCTCACCACGTCCAGCCTGGACACGGACCGGGCGCGGGGCATGCGGGACGGCACGCTGCGCAAGCCGTTCAACCTGGACGAGGTGCTCAGCCGCATCGAGCACATCTTCCGGCGCAACGAAGCGGCCAAGGACCTCAAGAGCGAGCAGCAGGAGATTGAAGGCTCGCTCAGCCAGCTGAGCATCCCGGACCTCATGCAGATTCTGGGCATGAACAAGCGCAACGGGCGCCTGGCGCTGGAGCGCGGCTCGGAGCGCGGCGAAATCACCGTCTCCGACGGGCGCACGGTGAATGCGCGGTTGGGGAGGGTGGAAGGGGAGAAGGCGCTGTTCCGGCTCCTGGCGTGGACGGAGGGCAACTTCACGTTCACCCCTGGCACCAGCGCCGCGAGGCCGCGCATCAACCGCGCGATGGACGACGCGCTGCTGGAGGGCATGCGCCAGTCGGACGAGGTGAACCGCCTGTTGCCGGGCCTGCCGCCGCGCCACACGCGGCTGATGCTGGCGCCGGAGGTGGACCTGTCCGAGGAGCAGCACCCGGTGACGGCGCAGGTGATGGAGCTCTTGCGCCAGCCGCGCGCGCTGGGCGAGGTGCTGGACCTGGCGCCCGCGACGGACATGGAGGTGCTGGGCGTGCTGTCCACGCTGCTCCAGAAGGGCGTGGCGCGGCCGACGGAGAGCGAAGGCCAGAACCTGGGCGCGGGCGACCTCATCGGCGCGGCGGAGGTGCACGCGCTGCGCGGGCGCCTGTTGCGCACGCGGACGCTGGCGAAGGTGGCGACGGCGAAGGTCTTCGTTTGCGGCAGTGGTTCGTCCGCGGCGCGGCGAATCCTGGCGCGGGTGCCCGGGCTGGAGGCGATGTCGGCGGATCCCACCGCGGTGAAGAGCGGCTTCGGAACGCTGGGACGCCTGGAGCTGAGCGACGTGCTGAACGTGGACTTCTGCGTGCTGCCGCCCGCGGAGGCCGCGCGGCCGCTGTGGCGTCCGTTCAGCGCGGGGGCGATTGGCGCGCTCTTGATGGACAACTCGGAGCCGGCGGTGCGGCTGGCGCACTATCTCGCCTGGGAGGTCCGCATCCCCATCGTGGTGGTGGGCACGGAGGTGCCGGCACCGTTGCAGGGCGCACCGGCCGGCGTGATAGCGCCGGGGGAAGACCTCACGGAAGCGCTGCGAGCCATGCTGGTCCAGGCGCTCAACCCCGCGCCCACGCTGCCCGGCGTCACGCAAGTGCAGCGCGCCTCCGTCACGCCGCCCCAATGA
- a CDS encoding cytochrome P450 produces MTTAAATVAVTREPPGPRGHLLMGILPDVRRDILGCLRGLHRQYGDVVRYRLGPLRSHLVAHPDAVKHVLQDHVKNYTKDHLSYRMARWITGDGLLTSTGDFWLRQRRLAQPAFHRQRIAGMAAGMVRQTEAMLQRWDGAAANGTPVGVNGEMMRLTLAVVGEALFGTSVEAQAAQVGEAFTELSQQIAERFRTFRMLPPVLPTRYDRAFRSARGTLLGTVQGIIAARRQRGEDTGDLLSMLMLARDEDTGEGMTDEQLGSEVMTMLLAGHETTATSLSWVWGLLSKHPEVEARLHAELDAVLGGRAPTVEDVPKLTYTKQVVEEAMRLYPAGVIFSRTVKEDDVIGGFRIPKGSAVDVSPYVTHRHPDFWDEPEAFRPERFAPEAAAKRHRFAYFPFSGGPRQCIGNSFAMMETQLVLATVAQRYRLREAPGFTLDPDSHLTLRPKGALPMYLERRT; encoded by the coding sequence ATGACCACCGCCGCCGCCACCGTTGCTGTCACCCGTGAGCCTCCGGGCCCCCGGGGCCACCTGCTCATGGGCATCCTGCCCGACGTGCGCCGCGACATCCTGGGCTGCTTGAGAGGGCTCCATCGCCAGTACGGCGACGTGGTGCGCTACCGGCTGGGGCCGCTGCGCTCGCACCTGGTCGCGCATCCGGACGCCGTGAAGCACGTGTTGCAGGACCACGTGAAGAACTACACGAAGGACCACCTGTCGTACCGCATGGCCCGGTGGATCACCGGCGACGGCCTGCTCACGAGTACGGGGGACTTCTGGCTCCGGCAGCGGCGGCTGGCCCAGCCCGCCTTCCACCGGCAGCGCATCGCGGGCATGGCGGCGGGCATGGTGCGGCAGACGGAAGCGATGCTCCAGCGCTGGGACGGGGCCGCCGCCAACGGGACGCCCGTGGGCGTCAACGGGGAGATGATGCGGCTGACGCTCGCCGTGGTTGGGGAGGCCCTCTTCGGCACGTCGGTGGAGGCCCAGGCCGCGCAGGTCGGCGAGGCCTTCACCGAGCTCAGCCAGCAGATCGCCGAGCGGTTCCGCACCTTCCGCATGCTGCCGCCCGTGCTGCCCACGCGCTACGACCGGGCCTTCCGGAGCGCGCGCGGAACACTGCTGGGAACGGTGCAGGGAATCATCGCGGCGCGTCGCCAGCGCGGTGAGGACACCGGCGACCTGCTGTCGATGTTGATGCTCGCGCGCGACGAGGACACGGGCGAGGGCATGACGGACGAGCAACTGGGCAGCGAGGTGATGACGATGCTGCTCGCCGGTCACGAGACGACGGCCACGTCGCTGAGCTGGGTGTGGGGGCTGCTGTCGAAGCACCCGGAGGTGGAGGCCCGGCTGCACGCGGAGCTGGACGCGGTGCTGGGGGGACGCGCGCCCACGGTGGAGGACGTGCCGAAGCTCACGTACACGAAGCAGGTGGTGGAGGAGGCGATGCGGCTGTACCCCGCGGGGGTCATCTTCAGCCGCACCGTGAAGGAGGACGACGTCATCGGAGGCTTCCGCATCCCGAAGGGAAGCGCGGTCGACGTGAGCCCCTACGTCACGCACCGCCACCCGGACTTCTGGGATGAGCCAGAGGCCTTCCGTCCGGAGCGCTTCGCCCCCGAGGCCGCCGCGAAGCGCCACCGCTTCGCGTACTTCCCCTTCAGCGGCGGACCGAGGCAGTGCATCGGCAACAGCTTCGCGATGATGGAGACGCAGCTCGTGCTGGCCACCGTGGCCCAGCGCTACCGCCTGCGCGAAGCGCCCGGCTTCACGCTGGACCCGGACTCGCACCTGACGCTGCGGCCGAAGGGCGCGCTGCCCATGTACCTGGAGCGCCGGACCTGA
- a CDS encoding AraC family transcriptional regulator, which translates to MRPQTLQSSLFRPLFQVGASLGIARARLLEAVGVDEALLARPDVRLPYAALQRVWTLLVEVGGSEPLAVRLAQALEPTHVGLVGYVLVNSPDLRTSLQRYCRIHALLDPRTRWRVSVLPGVLRVELALDPQDEWASRLKHPVEGLLVALVASGRALSGEDWRPTRVCVTHPRHAASSSVEAFLGVGIEYDASANLVQGDEAAAKLPIRHADIELGNLLHARAEAELALLEAHEVRSWRERVEEVLAAQPRTGDLVPVDVAARLAVSERTLQRRLREEGVTFAGLEDAVRRDRAFQLLRDGQLPHFEIAFLLGFSDASAFTRAFRRWSGTTPGQWQQGQAPKP; encoded by the coding sequence ATGCGTCCACAGACGCTCCAGTCCTCGCTGTTCCGCCCCCTGTTCCAGGTGGGCGCATCGCTGGGCATCGCCCGTGCGCGGCTGCTCGAGGCGGTGGGCGTGGACGAAGCCCTGCTCGCGCGTCCGGACGTGCGGCTGCCCTACGCGGCGCTCCAGCGCGTGTGGACCCTGCTCGTCGAAGTCGGCGGCTCGGAGCCGCTGGCCGTGCGGCTCGCGCAGGCCCTGGAGCCCACCCACGTGGGGCTCGTGGGCTACGTGCTGGTCAACAGCCCCGACCTGCGCACCTCCCTCCAGCGCTATTGCCGCATCCACGCGCTGCTGGATCCGCGCACGCGGTGGCGCGTCAGCGTGCTGCCCGGAGTGCTGCGCGTGGAGCTGGCGCTGGACCCACAGGACGAATGGGCCTCGCGCCTGAAGCACCCGGTGGAGGGGCTGCTCGTGGCGCTGGTGGCCAGTGGCCGCGCGCTCAGCGGCGAGGACTGGCGCCCCACGCGCGTCTGCGTCACGCACCCGCGCCATGCGGCCTCCTCAAGCGTGGAGGCCTTCCTCGGCGTCGGCATCGAATACGACGCGAGCGCCAACCTGGTGCAGGGCGACGAGGCCGCCGCGAAGCTCCCCATCCGTCACGCGGACATCGAGCTGGGCAACCTGCTCCACGCCCGCGCGGAGGCGGAGCTGGCCCTGCTGGAGGCCCACGAGGTCCGCTCCTGGCGCGAGCGCGTGGAGGAGGTGCTGGCGGCCCAGCCCCGCACGGGGGACCTGGTCCCCGTGGACGTCGCGGCGCGGCTCGCGGTGAGTGAGCGCACGCTCCAGCGCCGCCTGCGGGAGGAGGGCGTCACGTTCGCGGGCCTGGAGGACGCCGTGCGCCGCGACCGCGCCTTCCAGTTGCTGCGCGACGGACAGCTGCCCCACTTCGAGATCGCCTTCCTCCTGGGCTTCAGCGACGCCAGCGCCTTCACCCGGGCCTTCCGCCGCTGGAGCGGGACGACGCCGGGGCAGTGGCAGCAGGGACAGGCTCCGAAGCCGTGA
- a CDS encoding RNA methyltransferase, whose amino-acid sequence MIKTLRDAEELVRTRHVITEVPTHGPTSLVEQVMGGRPTGSWRDHAKGRLAYRLGRMLRASKDVLAVRLVEGKVAFVDPTLWPAVYRVAMEPARRRPSLQGLSLDARALLSTVERDKRVQLDKEGPWTKAREALEERLLVHFSEAQDEDGRHVAVLRSWRDWASVTLKADAARLSYEDAQARLRAACDGAPTGLGPWVF is encoded by the coding sequence ATGATCAAGACGCTGAGGGACGCGGAGGAGCTGGTGCGCACGCGCCACGTCATCACCGAGGTGCCCACGCACGGGCCCACGTCCCTCGTCGAACAGGTCATGGGTGGCCGGCCCACCGGCAGCTGGCGGGACCATGCGAAGGGGCGCCTCGCGTACCGGCTGGGACGCATGCTGCGCGCGTCGAAGGACGTGCTCGCGGTGCGGCTCGTGGAGGGCAAGGTCGCCTTCGTGGACCCCACGCTGTGGCCCGCCGTCTACCGCGTCGCCATGGAGCCCGCGCGCCGCCGCCCGTCCCTCCAGGGGCTGTCCCTGGACGCCCGCGCGCTGCTGTCCACCGTGGAGCGCGACAAGCGCGTCCAGCTGGACAAGGAAGGGCCGTGGACCAAGGCCCGCGAGGCCCTGGAGGAGCGTCTGCTGGTGCACTTCTCCGAGGCGCAGGACGAGGACGGACGCCACGTCGCGGTGCTGCGCTCGTGGCGGGACTGGGCCTCCGTGACGCTCAAGGCGGACGCGGCCCGGCTCTCCTACGAGGACGCCCAGGCGCGGCTGCGGGCGGCGTGTGACGGGGCGCCCACGGGACTGGGGCCCTGGGTGTTCTGA
- a CDS encoding tetratricopeptide repeat protein produces the protein MPHRFFPRSWTLVLLLPLACKDPETAAAQKQAVQVQNSLSEGRDALTQGQYVRAIAALRKAANSAPESVEPLLLLAKAHQGAGNPGAAILTLKQAEGLLPGTDPVIQKQLADLYLGEGQIPLAISTLSALRDEGKLPNEDILALARLQARQGHPDEAFTTLERILRENPDDAATKTVEAEILLMKGEELLAANLMDRVLQASPSFTPARLLRARYFLMSGVYDMAEADLQAVPPEDADSTDVVAMKARVLMEMKRPAEAEGALRKLVEDDADNAEAIAWLAEIVCAQGRASEAQQLVDRALHLRPRFGRALYVRGRVLEEQGDARAAEDSYRFALKTEPSFAPALSRMWRLHLKAGRKPEAQEVLERLLGLGEGTAEEKAALANLYAQFETQLPRGKKLIEEVLKREPQNPEYLRIQKAIDKATPKKKKAPSGPIIIRGRR, from the coding sequence ATGCCCCATCGATTTTTCCCCCGCTCGTGGACGCTCGTCCTGCTCCTGCCGCTTGCCTGCAAGGACCCGGAGACGGCGGCCGCCCAGAAGCAGGCCGTCCAGGTCCAGAACTCGCTCTCGGAGGGCCGTGACGCCCTGACGCAGGGCCAGTACGTGCGCGCCATCGCCGCGCTGCGGAAGGCCGCCAACTCCGCACCGGAGAGCGTGGAGCCGCTGCTGCTGCTGGCCAAGGCCCACCAGGGCGCGGGCAACCCGGGCGCCGCCATCCTGACCCTCAAGCAGGCGGAAGGCCTCCTGCCCGGCACCGACCCGGTCATCCAGAAGCAGCTCGCGGACCTCTACCTGGGCGAGGGCCAGATTCCCCTGGCCATCTCCACGCTCAGCGCGCTGCGGGACGAGGGCAAGTTGCCCAACGAGGACATCCTGGCGCTGGCCCGCCTCCAGGCGCGGCAGGGGCACCCGGACGAGGCCTTCACCACGCTGGAGCGCATCCTCCGGGAGAACCCGGACGACGCCGCGACGAAGACGGTGGAGGCGGAAATCCTGCTCATGAAGGGCGAGGAGCTGCTCGCGGCGAACCTGATGGACCGCGTGCTCCAGGCCTCTCCCAGCTTCACGCCCGCGCGGCTGTTGCGTGCGCGCTACTTCCTGATGAGCGGCGTCTACGACATGGCGGAGGCGGACCTCCAGGCCGTGCCGCCCGAGGACGCGGACTCCACGGACGTGGTGGCGATGAAGGCCCGCGTGCTCATGGAGATGAAGCGCCCCGCGGAGGCGGAGGGCGCGCTCAGGAAGCTGGTGGAGGACGACGCGGACAACGCGGAGGCCATCGCGTGGCTCGCTGAAATCGTCTGCGCGCAGGGCCGCGCGTCGGAGGCCCAGCAGTTGGTGGACCGCGCGCTGCATCTGCGCCCGCGCTTTGGCCGCGCGCTGTACGTGCGCGGACGCGTGCTGGAGGAGCAGGGGGACGCGCGCGCCGCGGAGGACAGCTACCGCTTCGCCCTGAAGACGGAGCCCTCGTTCGCGCCCGCGCTGTCGCGCATGTGGCGGCTGCACCTGAAGGCTGGCCGCAAGCCGGAGGCGCAGGAAGTGCTGGAGCGGCTCCTGGGCCTGGGCGAGGGCACCGCGGAGGAGAAGGCCGCGCTCGCGAACCTCTACGCCCAGTTCGAGACGCAGCTGCCGCGCGGCAAGAAGCTCATCGAAGAGGTCCTGAAGCGCGAGCCGCAGAACCCCGAGTACCTGCGCATCCAGAAGGCCATCGACAAGGCGACGCCCAAGAAGAAGAAGGCCCCGTCCGGGCCCATCATCATCCGCGGGCGGCGCTGA
- a CDS encoding M16 family metallopeptidase, with amino-acid sequence MSFTPYRDVLPSGLRVVTVETPHLHTALLAVYVRTGSRHETVENNGVSHFLEHLFFRGSEGWPDTVKMNAAVEEVGGNLNGATTRDHGYYYTPLHPAHLRVGLDVIGDMLTRPRLTDMEVERQIILEEMLDEVDEKGRDIDLDNLSKRLLFPGHPLSLKIAGTRESVTALTHAQVLEHFARHYVAGNLVVSAAGSVKHAQVLELAERAFAHLPRGPATSELAPPLLGPGPHFHFVTHDESQTEFKLTFRCVPEQHEDFPALQILRRLLDDGLSSRLPFEIVEKRGLAYSVQAGLDTYHDISLFEIEAASAPEKASLVVAEALRCLAELCDTEASDEELNRAKRRHRMLLEFSQDSPGELAGWFGGVELFRTPETFGHRADQVDRQTAARVREVARRYFTRENLLVVAVGQRKGLKALEKVVADAEGLPSSGPVLISAARG; translated from the coding sequence ATGAGCTTTACACCGTACCGGGACGTGCTGCCCTCGGGGCTGCGCGTCGTCACTGTCGAAACCCCCCACCTGCACACCGCCCTCCTGGCCGTCTACGTGCGGACCGGCAGCCGCCACGAAACGGTGGAGAACAACGGCGTCAGCCACTTCCTGGAGCACCTCTTCTTCCGGGGAAGCGAGGGCTGGCCGGACACGGTGAAGATGAACGCGGCCGTGGAGGAGGTGGGCGGCAACCTCAACGGCGCCACCACCCGCGACCACGGCTACTACTACACCCCACTGCACCCGGCGCACCTGCGCGTGGGCCTGGACGTCATCGGGGACATGCTCACCCGCCCCCGCCTCACCGACATGGAGGTGGAGCGGCAGATCATCCTGGAGGAGATGCTCGACGAGGTGGACGAGAAGGGACGCGACATCGACCTGGACAACCTGTCCAAGCGCCTGCTGTTCCCCGGCCACCCGCTGTCCCTTAAGATTGCCGGCACCCGCGAGTCCGTCACGGCCCTCACCCACGCCCAGGTGCTGGAGCACTTCGCCCGGCACTACGTGGCCGGCAACCTGGTGGTGTCCGCCGCGGGCAGCGTGAAGCACGCGCAGGTGCTGGAGCTGGCCGAGCGCGCCTTCGCGCACCTGCCCAGGGGGCCTGCGACCTCGGAGCTCGCGCCGCCCCTGCTGGGCCCTGGCCCGCACTTCCACTTCGTCACCCACGACGAGTCGCAGACGGAGTTCAAGCTCACCTTCCGCTGCGTGCCGGAGCAGCACGAGGACTTCCCCGCGCTCCAGATTCTGCGGCGCCTCTTGGACGACGGACTGTCGTCGCGGCTGCCCTTCGAAATCGTGGAGAAGCGCGGCCTCGCGTACTCGGTGCAGGCCGGGCTGGACACGTACCACGACATCAGCCTCTTCGAGATTGAAGCGGCCAGCGCGCCGGAGAAGGCGTCGCTCGTGGTGGCGGAGGCGCTGCGCTGCCTGGCGGAGCTCTGCGACACGGAGGCGAGCGACGAGGAGCTGAACCGCGCCAAGCGCCGCCACCGCATGCTGCTGGAGTTCTCCCAGGACTCGCCGGGCGAGCTGGCCGGGTGGTTCGGCGGCGTGGAGCTGTTCCGCACGCCGGAGACATTCGGCCACCGCGCGGATCAGGTGGACCGGCAGACGGCCGCGCGCGTGCGCGAGGTGGCCCGGCGCTACTTCACGCGGGAGAACCTGCTCGTCGTGGCGGTGGGCCAGCGCAAGGGGCTCAAGGCGCTGGAGAAGGTCGTCGCGGACGCGGAGGGGCTGCCCTCCTCCGGGCCCGTGCTGATCAGCGCCGCCCGCGGATGA
- a CDS encoding sensor histidine kinase, with the protein MKLSLATRIFLGYALVLLTFGAVSLFSVAELHRNRLEIRLVSQGYLQLSQDAAALETFQTSQEKDTERVLEQNSVETRRALIRLASLYYAPQMAQRLEAARAKAREVLTFAPEGEVPFVKELDARFAELARNSQAYGHAVEAVFTALASESPESQEVARATAELRQLESAIGRELRVLRATLGNRIRERVDGAEERERRTGLTIIALSIMAIGVGVGVTAWSARTLRPVRTLIEGVSRIGRGDYSAQLGVRGEDEVALLAREFDQMARSLQAREAQLKSQAEALMRAEQLAAVGRISAQIVHEVRNPLSSIGLNVELLQDAVDSARFESQDTATEARELLSAVTHEVDRLTDVTEQYLRMARPARPDLEPEDIIAVLDGVLDFTREELVRAGVEVVRDFAPDTPRVLADQGQLRQVFLNLLRNSREAMPTGGRLTVATAPRDGDVEVTVRDTGDGMTEEARRHLFEPFFTTKEGGTGLGLAVSQQILQAHGGSLSCQSIPGQGTTFVLRLPCA; encoded by the coding sequence ATGAAGCTCTCGCTCGCCACCCGCATCTTCCTGGGCTACGCGCTGGTGCTGCTGACGTTCGGGGCGGTGTCCCTGTTCAGCGTGGCGGAGCTGCACCGCAACCGGCTGGAGATCCGCCTGGTCAGCCAGGGCTACCTCCAGCTGTCCCAGGACGCCGCCGCGCTGGAGACCTTCCAGACCAGCCAGGAGAAGGACACCGAGCGCGTGCTGGAGCAGAACAGCGTGGAGACGCGCCGCGCCCTCATCCGGCTGGCCAGCCTCTACTACGCGCCCCAGATGGCCCAGCGCCTGGAGGCCGCCCGCGCCAAGGCCCGCGAGGTGCTCACCTTCGCGCCCGAAGGCGAGGTGCCCTTCGTGAAGGAGCTGGACGCGCGCTTCGCCGAGCTGGCGCGCAACTCCCAGGCCTACGGCCACGCGGTGGAGGCGGTCTTCACCGCGCTCGCGTCCGAGTCTCCCGAGAGCCAGGAGGTGGCGCGCGCCACCGCGGAGCTGCGCCAACTGGAGAGCGCCATCGGCCGCGAGCTGCGCGTGCTGAGAGCGACGCTGGGCAACCGCATCCGCGAGCGCGTGGACGGCGCGGAGGAGCGCGAGCGCCGCACCGGCCTCACCATCATCGCGCTGTCCATCATGGCCATTGGCGTGGGCGTGGGCGTCACCGCGTGGTCCGCCCGCACGCTGCGCCCGGTGCGCACCCTGATTGAAGGCGTGTCCCGCATCGGCCGGGGTGACTACTCCGCCCAGTTGGGCGTGCGCGGCGAGGACGAGGTCGCGCTGCTCGCGCGCGAGTTCGACCAGATGGCCCGCTCGCTCCAGGCGCGTGAGGCCCAGCTCAAGTCCCAGGCGGAGGCGCTGATGCGCGCGGAGCAGCTGGCCGCCGTGGGCCGCATCTCCGCGCAGATCGTCCACGAGGTGCGAAACCCCCTGTCCTCCATCGGCCTCAACGTGGAGCTGCTCCAGGACGCGGTGGACAGCGCGCGGTTCGAATCACAGGACACCGCCACGGAGGCGCGCGAGCTGCTCTCCGCCGTCACCCACGAGGTGGACCGCCTCACCGACGTCACCGAGCAGTACCTGCGCATGGCCCGCCCCGCCCGGCCGGACCTGGAGCCGGAGGACATCATCGCGGTGCTCGACGGCGTGCTCGACTTCACCCGCGAGGAGCTGGTGCGCGCGGGCGTGGAGGTGGTGCGCGACTTCGCGCCCGACACGCCTCGCGTGCTCGCGGACCAGGGACAGCTGCGGCAGGTGTTCCTGAACCTCCTGCGCAACAGCCGCGAGGCCATGCCCACGGGAGGCCGGCTCACCGTGGCCACCGCTCCGCGCGACGGCGACGTGGAGGTGACGGTGCGCGATACCGGCGACGGCATGACGGAGGAGGCCCGCCGCCACCTCTTCGAGCCCTTCTTCACCACCAAGGAGGGCGGCACCGGCCTGGGGCTCGCGGTGAGCCAGCAGATTCTGCAGGCCCACGGGGGCTCGCTCTCCTGCCAGAGTATTCCCGGCCAGGGAACGACCTTCGTGTTAAGGCTTCCCTGCGCATGA
- a CDS encoding kelch repeat-containing protein — MAPRFVRSTLLAAALVGLTPACGEKEVRPPLDLLTAACAGTQPLAGVTHLRFRVTGPGLDTPRERVSTVNWTRADVPAVPPGPERVLEVRAYVGAPDQGGRLVSLGRSMPFPVWPEGDGEDEQAVRARVLLRRIGEFVPVNLASDPSVCSLPLEARAAHTATTLPDGRVLIVGGYAPRADGTRPVSATTEVFNPRNGTFVPGRDVGARAFHTASLLPDGRVFLAGGAESFAPLALQPTSRLLDPTTDAVSELTLAAARYQHAAAVDAAGHVLLVSGRAADGGTVDTVEGFDPAAGRSVQYAFPFAYVDAALTVEQSGKIFQVVGGGDAVGARRDVVPFVFGDDDIIQLGAEADLRVPRVGATVALLGRADESPRPLVIGGFDGLDPAQGARPVGASEFLEGVVRTSDGPALMPRSNPCAVTLPDGRVVVLGGRGTALGSTYAVPWVELITPHAGAQPTVLGLPLMPQPRVWHTCSALPDGSVLVVGGVDDSTGELRSNPEALVVMPPPRD; from the coding sequence ATGGCTCCGCGCTTCGTCCGCTCCACGCTCCTCGCCGCCGCCCTCGTGGGCCTCACCCCCGCCTGCGGGGAGAAGGAGGTCCGGCCCCCCCTGGACCTGCTCACCGCCGCCTGTGCCGGCACGCAGCCCCTGGCCGGGGTGACGCACCTGCGCTTCCGGGTGACGGGCCCGGGCCTCGACACGCCCCGGGAGCGGGTGTCGACGGTGAACTGGACCCGGGCGGACGTGCCCGCCGTTCCGCCTGGCCCCGAACGGGTGCTGGAGGTGCGGGCCTACGTGGGGGCACCGGATCAGGGCGGCCGGCTGGTCTCGCTGGGCCGCTCCATGCCGTTCCCCGTGTGGCCCGAGGGGGACGGGGAGGATGAGCAGGCTGTCCGGGCGCGCGTGCTCCTGCGACGGATTGGGGAGTTCGTGCCGGTGAACCTGGCGTCGGATCCGAGCGTTTGCTCGTTGCCGCTGGAAGCGCGCGCCGCGCACACGGCCACGACGCTGCCGGATGGACGGGTGCTCATCGTCGGAGGCTATGCGCCCCGGGCGGACGGGACGCGGCCCGTGTCAGCGACCACGGAGGTGTTCAACCCGAGGAACGGCACGTTCGTCCCCGGACGGGACGTGGGCGCGCGGGCCTTCCACACGGCGTCGCTGCTGCCGGATGGCCGCGTGTTCCTGGCGGGTGGCGCGGAGTCCTTCGCCCCGCTGGCGTTGCAGCCCACGTCGCGCCTCCTGGATCCGACGACGGACGCGGTGAGTGAGCTCACGCTGGCGGCGGCCCGCTACCAGCACGCGGCGGCGGTGGATGCGGCAGGGCACGTGCTGCTGGTCAGCGGACGCGCCGCGGACGGCGGCACGGTGGACACCGTGGAGGGCTTCGACCCGGCCGCGGGTCGGTCTGTCCAGTACGCCTTCCCGTTTGCCTACGTGGACGCAGCGCTGACGGTCGAGCAGAGCGGCAAGATCTTCCAGGTCGTGGGCGGAGGCGATGCCGTGGGGGCCAGGAGAGACGTGGTGCCTTTCGTGTTCGGCGACGACGACATCATCCAACTGGGGGCGGAGGCCGACCTGCGTGTCCCCCGCGTGGGGGCCACCGTGGCACTGCTGGGCCGAGCGGACGAGTCCCCTCGCCCCCTGGTCATCGGTGGCTTCGACGGTCTGGACCCGGCGCAGGGGGCGCGGCCCGTGGGCGCCTCCGAGTTCCTGGAGGGCGTCGTCCGCACGAGCGACGGCCCCGCGCTGATGCCCCGGAGCAACCCGTGCGCGGTGACGCTGCCGGACGGCCGCGTCGTGGTGCTGGGAGGACGGGGCACGGCCCTCGGCTCGACGTACGCGGTGCCATGGGTGGAGCTGATCACCCCGCACGCGGGCGCGCAGCCCACCGTGCTGGGCCTGCCGCTGATGCCGCAGCCGCGCGTGTGGCACACCTGCTCCGCGCTGCCGGACGGCTCCGTGCTCGTGGTGGGCGGCGTGGACGACAGCACCGGGGAGCTCCGCTCCAACCCGGAGGCCCTGGTGGTGATGCCTCCGCCGCGCGACTGA